A stretch of the Rosa rugosa chromosome 5, drRosRugo1.1, whole genome shotgun sequence genome encodes the following:
- the LOC133711642 gene encoding LRR receptor-like serine/threonine-protein kinase RGI5 → MLRHILTMVTSRFFLLQTRLLLVYYCCIASFAIVVAVQTSNVSTDDQSALLSLKASITSEGQNMIFTNWSTNNICNWAGVTCGASHRRVKVLDLSYFGLSGTIPAELGNLSFLVDLDFTNNSFQGPLPQELARLHRLKFISFGFNNFGGTIPSWFGSLSKLQTLDLYGNQFSGSMPAAIFNLSALQVIDLKNNHLSGSIPAEIGNLTLLKAVYLDNNKFEEIPNEIGYLDQVENFLNGRIPDNICQHLPNIQKLYFAHNKFDGPLPSTLWQCKQLLVLSLEGNNFTGSIHKNIGNLTRIRKIYLGNNNLTGTIPHGVGDLPNLEILSLMGNNLNGLVPSTVFNMSTIRVISITSNNLSGSFPTNIGLGFPNIQEFYASSNKLSGVIPKSISNASKLTGLDLGDELCQLKNLGDLLLQGNQLSGSIPSCLGDLNAALRSLSLGSNLLTSTIPSTLWRLTYILHLDLSSNYLSGLLSKELGYLKVVTDIYLSNNHFSGSIPNSIGSLTDLVILNLANNSLEGSIPVTFGECPSLEFLDLSKNNLSGVIPKSLEALSHLRFLNLSINRLQGEIPEGGAFGHLSYESFFSNGELCGSPHLQVPLCPNSTSSTPLCQNRCIITILKYIIPGIPLAILIVAFIYMEIDIA, encoded by the exons ATGTTAAGGCACATATTAACAATGGTAACAAGTCGATTTTTCCTCTTGCAAACAAGGTTGTTGCTGGTATACTACTGTTGTATTGCTAGCTTTGCTATAGTGGTAGCAGTACAAACCAGCAATGTCTCCACAGATGATCAGTCTGCTCTTCTTTCTCTCAAAGCCAGCATCACCAGTGAAGGTCAAAACATGATCTTCACCAACTGGTCCACCAATAACATTTGCAACTGGGCTGGGGTTACTTGTGGTGCAAGCCACCGCAGAGTCAAGGTCTTGGACCTGTCTTACTTTGGTCTTTCAGGCACCATTCCTGCGGAGCTAGGTAACCTGTCATTTCTTGTTGATCTGGACTTCACAAATAACAGCTTCCAAGGTCCCTTGCCCCAAGAATTGGCTCGTCTACACAGGTTGAAGTTCATTAGCTTTGGATTCAACAACTTTGGGGGAACAATTCCATCATGGTTTGGGTCCTTGTCCAAACTTCAAACCTTGGATTTGTACGGTAATCAATTTTCAGGTTCCATGCCCGCTGCCATCTTCAACTTATCTGCACTACAAGTAATAGATCTCAAAAATAATCATCTATCGG GTAGCATACCAGCAGAAATCGGGAACTTAACACTGCTTAAGGCGGTATACCTTGATAACAATAAATTCGAAG AAATTCCAAACGAGATTGGCTATTTGGATCAGGTAGAGAATTT CTTGAATGGTAGAATTCCAGACAATATCTGCCAGCATCTTCCTAATATTCAAAAACTGTATTTTGCTCACAACAAGTTTGATGGTCCACTTCCATCCACACTGTGGCAATGCAAACAGCTTCTTGTATTATCATTGGAGGGTAACAATTTCACTGGAAGCATACACAAGAATATTGGGAACTTGACTCGCATAAGAAAGATTTATCTTGGTAACAACAATTTGACAG GTACTATACCACATGGAGTAGGTGATCTTCCAAATCTAGAGATTTTGTCACTCATGGGTAATAATCTTAATGGCCTCGTCCCATCCACAGTCTTCAACATGTCCACAATAAGAGTGATATCTATTACTAGTAATAATCTCTCAGGTAGCTTCCCAACAAACATAGGCCTTGGATTTCCAAACATACAAGAGTTTTATGCATCGAGTAATAAACTCAGTGGAGTAATTCCCAAATCCATCTCGAATGCTTCTAAGCTCACTGGCCTAGACCTGGGAG ATGAACTTTGTCAGCTGAAAAACCTAGGTGACTTGCTTCTGCAAGGCAATCAACTCTCTGGTTCTATACCTTCCTGCTTGGGTGATCTAAATGCAGCTCTAAGAAGTCTATCACTAGGGTCCAATTTGTTAACTTCAACAATACCATCTACCTTGTGGAGGCTTACTTATATCCTGCACTTGGACTTGTCATCCAATTATCTAAGTGGACTTCTCTCAAAAGAGCTTGGTTATTTGAAAGTTGTGACAGATATATATTTATCAAACAACCATTTTTCGGGTTCGATACCAAATAGCATTGGGTCTCTCACAGATTTGGTCATTCTCAACCTAGCAAACAATAGTTTAGAAGGCTCTATTCCTGTTACTTTTGGTGAATGTCCAAGCTTAGAATTCTTGGATTTATCCAAAAACAATCTGTCAGGGGTGATTCCAAAGTCTCTAGAAGCACTTTCACATCTCAGATTTTTGAATTTGTCCATCAACAGACTCCAAGGAGAAATTCCAGAAGGTGGAGCTTTCGGACACTTGTCTTATGAATCATTCTTCTCAAATGGTGAACTCTGTGGTTCACCCCACCTGCAGGTTCCACTGTGTCCAAATTCAACGAGCAGTACTCCACTGTGTCAAAATAGATGCATTATTACTATTTTGAAGTATATTATTCCAGGGATCCCCTTAGCAATACTCATAGTGGCCTTCATATATATGGAGATTGATATTGCATAG
- the LOC133711643 gene encoding probable LRR receptor-like serine/threonine-protein kinase At3g47570 yields MPNGSLEKWLYSDNFSLSILQRLNILIDVALALEYLHHGYETTIVHCDLKPSNILLDDDMVAHVADFGIAKLLGGGASMSQTTTLATIGYLLIAEYGMGGIVSRRGDVYSFGIILMETFTKRKPTDDMFVGQMNLKQWVANSLLSDAIVEVVDSNLIGTSQEEDEDFVSKRYCLSCIMNLAMACCEESPENRMNIQDALSTLNKIKTKFLKDTAGGMLPNVLLFSRRSIEEFYSIFHGL; encoded by the exons ATGCCTAATGGGAGCCTTGAGAAGTGGTTGTACTCTGATAACTTTTCGCTGAGTATCCTGCAGAGGTTGAATATTTTGATAGATGTTGCATTGGCATTGGAATACCTCCATCATGGTTACGAAACAACGATTGTCCATTGTGATTTGAAGCCCAGCAACATACTACTAGATGATGATATGGTTGCACATGTTGCTGATTTTGGCATTGCAAAGCTCTTAGGTGGAGGAGCTTCTATGTCTCAAACCACGACCTTAGCTACAATTGG ATATCTATTAATTGCCGAGTATGGAATGGGAGGAATAGTTTCCAGAAGAGGGGATGTGTATAGTTTTGGTATTATACTGATGGAAACATTCACAAAAAGGAAGCCAACAGATGACATGTTTGTTGGACAAATGAATCTAAAGCAATGGGTTGCAAATTCATTGCTTTCGGATGCAATAGTTGAAGTTGTGGATTCCAATTTAATTGGGACGTcacaagaagaagatgaagattttgTGAGCAAGAGGTATTGTTTGTCATGCATTATGAATTTAGCCATGGCTTGTTGTGAAGAATCACCAGAAAATAGGATGAATATACAAGATGCTCTCTCCACACtcaataaaatcaaaacaaagtttTTGAAAGACACTGCAGGAGGTATGCTACCAAACGTCCTCTTGTTCAGCAGACGTTCCATTGAGGAATTCTATAGCATATTTCATGGCCTTTAA
- the LOC133711981 gene encoding protein YIP4b-like, whose translation MSHSYGESDTVPLHPSSQSDIDEIENLINASVQSGPTTVLPAKPPSPPRASIPVSSSPFIQSNLPQPAPPASSKPKPPPPSSAPAPPPVPSAANNIAASGFGSPPNTLTEPVWDTVKRDLSRIVSNLKLVVFPNPYREDPGKALRDWDLWGPFFFIVFLGLTLSWSASVKKSEVFAVAFAVLAAGAVILTLNVLLLGGHIIFFQSLSLLGYCLFPLDVGALICMVKDNVILKVVVVSITLAWSSWSAYPFMSSAVNPRRKALALYPVFLLYVSVGFLIIAID comes from the exons ATGTCGCACTCCTACGGCGAAAGCGACACCGTTCCCCTCCACCCTTCCTCCCAGTCCGACATCGACGAGATCGAAAACCTAATCAACGCCAGCGTCCAATCCGGCCCCACCACCGTCCTCCCCGCCAAGCCTCCCAGCCCCCCCCGCGCCTCCATCCccgtctcctcctccccctTCATCCAATCCAACCTCCCCCAACCGGCCCCTCCCGCCTCCTCCAAGCCCAAGCCTCCGCCGCCGTCCTCCGCCCCCGCCCCTCCCCCCGTCCCCTCCGCCGCCAACAACATCGCCGCTTCCGGGTTCGGGTCCCCGCCCAACACCCTAACGGAGCCCGTTTGGGACACCGTCAAGAGGGACTTGTCTCGGATCGTCAGCAATTTGAAGCTCGTCGTCTTCCCTAACCCCTACCGTGAGGACCCCGGAAAGGCTCTCAGGGATTGGGATCTATGGGGtcctttcttcttcattgtgTTCTTGGGCCTCACTCTCTCCTGGTCTGCATCTGTCAAGAAG tctgAAGTTTTTGCTGTTGCATTTGCTGTACTTGCTGCTGGTGCTGTGATTTTGACGTTGAATGTACTCCTACTG GGGGGACACATAATTTTCTTTCAGAGCCTAAGTCTTCTTGGTTATTGCTTATTCCCTCTGGATGTTGGAGCTTTAATCTGTATGGTGAAGGACAATGTGATATTGAAGGTGGTTGTAGTAAGCATTACACTTGCTTGGAGTTCTTGGTCTGCATATCCTTTCATGAGTTCAGCAGTCAACCCCAGGAGAAAAGCTCTCGCACTTTACCCAGTTTTTTTGCTGTATGTATCTGTTGGTTTTCTTATCATCGCCATTGATTAA